A single window of Actinoallomurus bryophytorum DNA harbors:
- a CDS encoding DUF397 domain-containing protein: MDLKRLVWRKSTRSADQGNCVEIAVVD, encoded by the coding sequence ATGGACCTGAAAAGGCTCGTTTGGCGCAAGTCAACCCGCAGCGCCGACCAGGGCAACTGCGTCGAGATCGCCGTCGTCGACTGA